The Pristiophorus japonicus isolate sPriJap1 chromosome 3, sPriJap1.hap1, whole genome shotgun sequence genome has a segment encoding these proteins:
- the LOC139257330 gene encoding C-X-C chemokine receptor type 4-like, which yields MIESVDVDEQLLQYNDTDAYNYSDTDAYNYTYEEGAVCNGENPNFKSIFFPCVYALVFVLGIVGNGLVVIIMGYHGRCRTMTDKYRLHLSVADLLFILTLPFWSIDVSHSWYFGEALCKIVHIIYRVNLYSSVLILAFISLDRYYAVVHATDSAGPRKILVNQLVYVGVWLPAFLLAVPDMVFAKTRHLMDRVVCERIYPEENYQTWRIVFRIQEIAVGLVLPGLVILICYCIIISKLSHSAGFQKRKALKITIILIITFFSCWLPFYVVISIDTVMLMKGNEYSCDMEHVVVTSMAITEAIAFFHCCLNPILYAFVGVNFKSYTRRVFNHSGTRCSSLKKLKSRDRRGTHPSVSTESESSSLQSSC from the exons ATGATTGAGAGTGTAGATGTCGACGAACAG TTACTTCAATACAATGACACCGACGCTTACAACTACAGTGACACCGACGCTTACAACTACACGTATGAAGAGGGTGCGGTGTGCAATGGAGAAAACCCCAACTTCAAAAGCATCTTCTTCCCGTGCGTCTACGCACTGGTGTTTGTGCTGGGAATCGTTGGGAATGGCCTGGTGGTGATCATCATGGGCTACCACGGGAGATGCCGCACCATGACTGACAAATACAGGCTGCACTTGTCCGTGGCTGACCTGCTCTTTATTTTGACCCTCCCGTTCTGGTCCATCGATGTGAGCCACAGTTGGTATTTTGGAGAGGCGCTGTGCAAAATCGTGCACATCATCTACAGGGTTAACCTGTACAGCAGCGTGTTAATCCTGGCTTTCATCAGCTTGGATCGCTACTATGCGGTCGTGCACGCAACCGACAGTGCGGGACCGCGGAAGATTTTGGTGAACCAGTTGGTGTACGTGGGCGTGTGGCTGCCAGCATTTCTCCTGGCAGTGCCCGACATGGTCTTTGCTAAGACCAGACACCTCATGGACCGGGTGGTGtgcgaacgcatttacccagaagaAAATTACCAGACCTGGCGGATCGTTTTCCGCATCCAAGAGATCGCGGTGGGATTAGTCCTGCCAGGTCTGGTCATCCTGATCTGCTACTGCATCATCATCTCCAAACTGTCCCATTCCGCGGGCTTTCAGAAGCGCAAAGCCTTGAAAATCACCATCATCCTGATCATCACATTCTTCTCCTGCTGGCTGCCCTTTTACGTCGTGATCTCCATCGACACTGTGATGCTGATGAAGGGGAACGAGTATTCCTGCGACATGGAGCACGTTGTGGTCACTTCGATGGCGATCACTGAAGCCATCGCCTTCTTCCACTGCTGCTTGAATCCCATCTTGTATGCCTTTGTCGGGGTCAACTTCAAAAGTTACACCCGAAGAGTCTTCAATCACTCTGGGACCAGGTGTTCTTCTCTTAAAAAACTGAAAAGCAGAGACAGACGAGGAACCCACCCCTCGGTCTCCACCGAGTCAGAGTCGTCCAGTCTTCAATCCAGTTGCTAA